CATATTCAGCATGTCTCCTGCCCGACCGGTCCGCTGGAACACCCATGGATTCGACCGGAACCTGTGACGCGCGTAACTCGCTGGTCACCGAGGGGCATCCGGGGCGCGGGGGCCTTCAGGTCCGTCCTACTCGGCCAAGGCCGCGTCCAGCGTGTCGTGGACGGTGAAGACGGCGTCCGCCCCGGTGATCTCGAAGACCCGGGCCACCACCGGCAGCATCCCCGCCAGATGGACTCCGCCGCCCGCGGCCTCGGCCTTCAGCCGGGCGCCGAGCAGTACGTTCAGCCCGGTGGAGTCGCAGAACTCCAGTCGTGAACAGTCCACGACCAGGCGCGCGAACCCCTTCTCGAGGCAGCCCTCAAGGGGTTCGCGCAATAGTTCGGCGGTGTGGTGATCCAACTCACCCGCCGGGGTCACGACGGCACTCGTGCCCTCTTGCCGCACCTCGACCAGAAGTCGGCCCGACTGTGCGCTGCCGACCGTCCCGCGGTCCATGCCGTCTCTCTCCCGACCGTCGTCGCTGTTGATGGACGCCCTCGAACATTACGCCTTCCTCACACCCCAGAGCACCCGAACAACCCCGCGAAATTGGACATTTCACCACAGAACGCACTTGCGAGGGGCCCACGAAAGCGGGTAGGGCTATGAGAGACACCATTCGACACGGCCGGCTTTGGAGGCGCCGCACACCGCAGTGCACGTATTGGCATCGGCAGCCATATGCCGAGAACGATGGAGGACACCATGTCACCCCGGCTCGACGCATCGCAGACCCAGAGGGCGACGTCGACACCCCCTCTGGAACGACCGGACCACGCCCCCACGGACGGCCTGGCCGACGACGGCCTCGCCGGACTTCCGGAGATCCCCCCTTACGACGAGGTGGGGCCGGTGGACGCACGGGCCCTGTCCAAGACACTCTTCGAACGACTGGCGTCGCTCGAAGAAGGCACGCATGAATTTTCGTACGTCCGCAACACACTGGTCGAACTCAATCTGGCACTCGTGAAGTTCGCCGCCTCCCGCTTCCGCTCGCGCAGCGAGCCCATGGAGGACATCATCCAGGTCGGCACGATCGGCCTGATCAAGGCGATCGACCGCTTCGAACTCAGCAGAGGCGTCGAGTTCCCCACCTTCGCGATGCCGACGATCGTCGGCGAGATCAAGCGCTTCTTCCGTGACACCTCGTGGTCCGTACGCGTCCCGCGCCGGCTGCAGGAACTCCGTCTCGATCTGGCGAAGGCCGGCGACGAGCTCGCCCAGCGGCTCGACCGGGCGCCGACGGTGGCCGAGCTGGCGGAGCGCCTGGGCATCTCGAACGAGGAAGTCGTCGAGGGCATGGCGGCGTCAAACGCCTATACGGCCAGCTCCCTCGACGCACAGCCCGAGGAGGACGAGTCCGAGGGAGCGCTGGCGGACCGCATCGGCTACGAGGACCACGGACTCGAAGGCATCGAGTACGTCGAGTCGTTGAAGCCGCTGATCGCCGAACTCCCGCCGCGCGACCGGCAGATCCTCTCGTTGCGCTTCGTGGCCAACATGACGCAGTCGGAGATAGGAGACGAGCTGGGCATCTCGCAGATGCATGTGTCACGGCTGCTGTCACGGACACTGGTGAGGCTACGGAAGGGGCTCACGGTCGAGGAGTGACGGCCGAGGGCCCGAAACAGGTCACCGCTCGCCCGGCGCCCGCCCGGACATTCCGGTCGGGTGCCGGGCGAGTCGACTGCGGACGGATGTACGGACACAACTCGATCCGGCGCGGGGCGAGTCGCCTGCGGATCTGCGGGCGCAACTCGGCCAGGCGTCAGGCGAGTCGCCTGCGGATCTGCGCGCGCAACTCGGCCAGGCGTCAGGCGAATTGACTGCTGATCTGCGGGCGCAACTCGGCCGGACGCCGGGCAAGTCGTGTTCGGACGTACGGACACCGGTCTCTCAGGCCCTTCACAGGCGCCTCCTGAAACACCCACGGTCCGCACCTCAGTTACCCTGGGAAACCCCTTTTCCCACAGGCCCCCTTGCATCACTATGGTCACCCCCATACCGGCCGGTAGGTCCCAGTCTCGGGCCTGCCCACCGGGCAGGAGCAGGGGTGCAGGGAGGCAGGGGGATGGCTCGCGCCGAGCGGGACGACGACGACGTCGAGGCCGGAAGCGGTGTGCACAGTACGGTGTCCGACGCCCGGCTGACCGAACTGCTGCGCACCGACACCCCGACCGCGTATCCGGCCCTGCGTGAGCTGCGCACGCGTCACCGCCCCGCGGTCCTCGCGTACGCCCGTCTGTGCACGGTCGACGAGCACGCGGCCCGGCAACTGACCGCGCAGGCGTTCGCACTCGCGGCCCGCGACACCGCCCGCGGCCAGGACCCGCGGGGGCCCTGGCGCCATCAACTCCTGTTGCTGGCGGGCCGGGTGACGGCCTCCTGGGCCACGGACGGGCGCGCCTCCCGGCTCGATCCGGGCCTGCTCACGCACCTGCGCGCGGCCGGGCCGGAGGGTTCCCTCCCGCCGATGCTCGCCGCGCTCCAGACGCTCCCCCTCCGCCTCCAGGGCCTGGTCTGGTACGGCGTCGTCGAGCTGGAACCGACCGAGCGCACGGCTGTCCTGCTCGGCCTGTCCCCGCAGGACGTGGCGTACGGCATCGAACCGGCGTTCCAGGCGCTGCGCCAGTCCCTGCTGAAGACCCGGCTCGCCGCCTCCGGCAATCCGCGCTGCCAGGACTTCCGGCGGCTGATCGAGGAGTCGGTGCGCCCCGACAACCCGCGCTACAGCGCCGATCTGCACGCCCACATGGCGCACTGCGGGTACTGCGCCACCGCGTACGAGGAGCTGTCACAGCTGCGCGACGCCCCGCGCACGGCGCTGGCGGAGGGCCTGCTCCCCTGGGGCGGCACGGCGTACGTCATGGGCGACGCGGACGAGCAGAACACGGCAGGGGCCGACCGGCTCCTGGGCTGGTGGCCTTCGCGGCGCCTCGCGCTGACCTCGGTGGCCCTCGGCGTGGCGCTGGCCCCCTTGCTGGTCTACCTCCTGGCCTCGGGCGGCTCGCAGCCGGCGCGGGTCGCGAGCACCGTGCGCACGCCGACTCCGCTGCCCGCGGTGACGGTGACGATCTCGCTGACGCCGTCGCCCTCCCCGACACCGACGGCGAAGTCACCGAGCCCGAGCCCGACTCCGACGCCGACTCCGAAACCCTCGAAGACGACCCGCCCGGCCTCCCCGAAGCCGAAGCCTCCCGCGGCGCACCCGCCGAACAGCACGTACGCCCAGGTGGTGAACGTCGCCTCGGGCCTGTGCCTGGACATCCGCGACGGTGTCATGGACCTGGGCACGGACGTCATCACGGCGCCCTGCACCTCGTCCCGTACGCAGTTCTGGCGCGTCGGCTCCTCGCGCGGTGTCCTCCAGTCGTACGCCGACCCCGGCTTCTGCCTGGACAGCCGGGGCTCGACGGACCGGGGCGTCGGCATCTGGGAGTGCTCCTCGGTCTACGGCTCCAACGGCCGCAACCTGCGCTTCACGGTCGACTCCCGGGGTGTGATCCGCCCGGAGATCGCCCCGGACCACGCGGTGACACCGTACGGCGGCGACACGCTGTTCCTGCTGCCGGACCAGGGGAGCGACGACCAGCGGTGGCGGGCGGGGCGGGCCGCATGACATCACAGGCCCCGGCCCCGCCTGTCACCTGTCGCCTTCATCCGAAGGCGTGAACCGTCATACGATCCGCGCCGCCGCGATCGGCCGGTCCGCGACCGTGTACGTCTTCGCCGAACCGGTGTTGACGCTCCACCGGTAGCGGGAGAACTCGCCGGTGCTGTCGGAGGCGTAGAACATCATGTGGCCGATGCCCACACCCTGGTAGCTCTCGCCGTCCACATTGCTGACCATGCGGGTGTCGGGGTACTGGGGATAGCTGGAGAGCCCGTACACGCCGTGCGGGTCGGAGGTGCAGTCGACGACCTCGATGGCGTACTGCGTCTCCCCGCTGAAGGTCATGGACCCGGTGAAGACACCCTTGACCTCACGGACCATCACGATGTGGCCGGTGTTCGCCGAGTCGGTGCCGTTGTAGTCCACCGCGATCAGATCGCCCGGCTGGAGGTCGGTGACCTTGCGGATCCTCTTGAAGCGCGGGCCGGCCGTGCCGTCCGTGAACGCCTTCCGGTAGTCGGCGGCCTCCGGGATCCGGTCCTGGAAGTACTGGGTGAAGTAGTCGTCCGTCGCCCAGCCGTAAGTGTGCTTCAGCACCCACGTCTGGAACGACGAGCAGCGGGCGCGCGCGATCCAGCTCGTCAG
The Streptomyces sp. CGMCC 4.7035 DNA segment above includes these coding regions:
- a CDS encoding STAS domain-containing protein, with translation MDRGTVGSAQSGRLLVEVRQEGTSAVVTPAGELDHHTAELLREPLEGCLEKGFARLVVDCSRLEFCDSTGLNVLLGARLKAEAAGGGVHLAGMLPVVARVFEITGADAVFTVHDTLDAALAE
- a CDS encoding RNA polymerase sigma factor SigF → MSPRLDASQTQRATSTPPLERPDHAPTDGLADDGLAGLPEIPPYDEVGPVDARALSKTLFERLASLEEGTHEFSYVRNTLVELNLALVKFAASRFRSRSEPMEDIIQVGTIGLIKAIDRFELSRGVEFPTFAMPTIVGEIKRFFRDTSWSVRVPRRLQELRLDLAKAGDELAQRLDRAPTVAELAERLGISNEEVVEGMAASNAYTASSLDAQPEEDESEGALADRIGYEDHGLEGIEYVESLKPLIAELPPRDRQILSLRFVANMTQSEIGDELGISQMHVSRLLSRTLVRLRKGLTVEE
- a CDS encoding RICIN domain-containing protein yields the protein MARAERDDDDVEAGSGVHSTVSDARLTELLRTDTPTAYPALRELRTRHRPAVLAYARLCTVDEHAARQLTAQAFALAARDTARGQDPRGPWRHQLLLLAGRVTASWATDGRASRLDPGLLTHLRAAGPEGSLPPMLAALQTLPLRLQGLVWYGVVELEPTERTAVLLGLSPQDVAYGIEPAFQALRQSLLKTRLAASGNPRCQDFRRLIEESVRPDNPRYSADLHAHMAHCGYCATAYEELSQLRDAPRTALAEGLLPWGGTAYVMGDADEQNTAGADRLLGWWPSRRLALTSVALGVALAPLLVYLLASGGSQPARVASTVRTPTPLPAVTVTISLTPSPSPTPTAKSPSPSPTPTPTPKPSKTTRPASPKPKPPAAHPPNSTYAQVVNVASGLCLDIRDGVMDLGTDVITAPCTSSRTQFWRVGSSRGVLQSYADPGFCLDSRGSTDRGVGIWECSSVYGSNGRNLRFTVDSRGVIRPEIAPDHAVTPYGGDTLFLLPDQGSDDQRWRAGRAA